One genomic window of Marinobacter adhaerens HP15 includes the following:
- a CDS encoding efflux RND transporter permease subunit, with amino-acid sequence MPGLHRFTHLLHLLEVWIFNNPRKVLSVIAILTLIFALRIPGLKIYTDFADLLPQQHPYIQLHNSIKDSFGGANVLVVGVEFSDGDIFTNDNLARIDRITQAVDSLPGVNHNLVSSVTHRNSRKIWLTEVGSINSEPYYDSTSGEYSQQALDAMRADVAANPRVYGPLVSPDLKMALVKAQLIEGKLDYEATFAQLQELRANEAGEGVTIYATGQPVLVGWAYTYMDQILQIFIFTVLTMLALLIFHFRKAYGVLIPLGGVLISTVWGLGIISVLGYNLDPLGLVIPFLIAARAMSHGVQLVERYYAETLVLGSGPKAAKATFDSLFRPGSLGVVSDAIGLSLIAIGSIPLNTHLGIYASLWAITVVFTVLIGVPLLLSILPTPKNPEIRETALRHIGASCSRTVTRPGAARVILAVAAISMLGGLLAASNVQIGDSEPGSPILYPDHDYNISSRVVNDRFPGSEELYIVAETSEKGGLKRPEVLEALSDLQAHMLLDPEVGGSKGLPDLVKQVNRLMHNDDPRWYQIPHDAGYVGGLMFTYMASSPVPGALDEFNDTDDRVANLVFYYKDRQGETIRRAIHMAKEWIAENGDSVDGLTIRLAGGTLGVAAAMNESAFETNVIVLPLVFLLIFAFVMLFYTSWHAGLMMLLAMLFATTLTYAYMGLNGLSIDINTVPVIAVGIGVGIDYSIYMMDRIREEMAKCGDLRESVRRAISTTGMAISFTALTLMAGIIMWVIFSNLRFQSDAALLLCVMIVINGMAAMLLVPSWVLAFKPRFITDVYADEDGILHSDHKETKSAPSPVLDSRQDDGFVTGAPYRA; translated from the coding sequence ATGCCCGGATTGCATCGTTTCACACATCTGCTGCATCTGCTGGAAGTGTGGATATTCAACAACCCCCGCAAGGTGCTTTCAGTGATCGCGATACTGACACTGATCTTCGCCCTGCGTATCCCAGGCCTGAAAATCTACACGGATTTCGCGGATCTTTTGCCTCAGCAACACCCTTACATCCAGCTGCATAACAGCATCAAGGACAGTTTCGGTGGTGCCAATGTTCTTGTGGTCGGGGTCGAGTTTTCCGACGGTGATATCTTCACTAACGACAACCTGGCCAGAATCGATCGAATCACCCAGGCGGTCGACAGCCTGCCGGGCGTCAACCACAACCTGGTTTCCAGCGTCACCCACCGCAATTCCCGGAAAATCTGGCTGACGGAAGTCGGCAGCATCAACTCCGAGCCCTATTACGACTCTACCAGCGGCGAATATTCCCAGCAGGCACTGGATGCCATGCGCGCCGATGTAGCCGCCAATCCGCGGGTTTACGGGCCGCTGGTTTCCCCCGATCTGAAGATGGCGCTGGTCAAGGCGCAGCTCATTGAAGGCAAACTGGATTACGAAGCAACCTTTGCCCAACTTCAGGAACTGCGCGCCAATGAGGCTGGCGAGGGTGTCACCATCTACGCCACCGGTCAGCCGGTGCTGGTGGGCTGGGCCTACACTTACATGGACCAGATCCTTCAGATCTTCATTTTCACAGTGCTGACCATGCTGGCACTGCTCATCTTCCACTTCCGTAAAGCGTACGGTGTGCTAATCCCCCTTGGAGGCGTTCTCATCTCCACCGTGTGGGGACTTGGGATTATCAGTGTACTCGGCTACAACCTGGACCCCTTAGGTCTGGTAATCCCCTTTTTGATTGCAGCGCGAGCCATGAGCCACGGTGTGCAACTGGTCGAGCGCTACTATGCAGAGACCCTGGTACTGGGTAGCGGCCCAAAGGCGGCGAAAGCAACCTTCGACAGCCTTTTCCGGCCAGGCTCTCTGGGGGTGGTCTCCGACGCCATTGGTCTGTCGTTGATCGCCATTGGCTCGATCCCCCTGAACACCCATCTTGGCATCTACGCGTCACTCTGGGCGATCACCGTTGTTTTTACCGTCCTGATCGGTGTTCCGCTACTGCTCTCCATTCTGCCTACGCCCAAGAATCCGGAAATTCGCGAAACTGCCTTGCGCCACATCGGTGCCAGCTGCTCTCGAACCGTCACTCGACCCGGAGCGGCCCGAGTCATTCTCGCCGTGGCAGCTATATCCATGCTGGGTGGTTTGCTGGCCGCATCCAATGTACAGATTGGTGATTCCGAGCCCGGCTCGCCGATCCTTTACCCCGACCACGATTACAACATCTCTTCCCGCGTGGTTAATGACCGTTTCCCGGGTTCCGAGGAGCTCTACATTGTTGCCGAAACCAGTGAAAAAGGCGGACTGAAGCGTCCCGAGGTGCTTGAGGCCCTGTCTGATCTTCAGGCCCATATGCTGCTGGATCCGGAAGTGGGCGGCAGCAAGGGATTACCCGACCTGGTCAAGCAAGTGAATCGTCTGATGCACAACGATGACCCGCGCTGGTACCAGATCCCCCACGATGCCGGCTACGTGGGTGGGTTGATGTTCACGTACATGGCATCGAGCCCGGTGCCTGGCGCCCTGGATGAGTTCAACGACACCGACGATCGAGTCGCCAACCTGGTGTTCTATTACAAGGACCGTCAGGGCGAAACCATCCGTCGTGCGATTCATATGGCCAAGGAATGGATCGCTGAAAACGGAGACAGCGTTGACGGCCTGACCATTCGACTGGCGGGCGGCACGCTTGGTGTCGCAGCTGCCATGAACGAATCAGCCTTTGAAACCAATGTGATCGTTCTGCCACTGGTCTTTCTGCTCATCTTCGCCTTCGTGATGCTGTTCTACACCTCCTGGCACGCCGGCCTGATGATGCTCCTGGCAATGCTGTTCGCCACCACCCTCACCTACGCCTACATGGGCCTGAACGGTCTGAGCATCGACATCAATACCGTTCCGGTCATCGCTGTGGGAATCGGCGTAGGTATCGATTACTCCATCTACATGATGGACCGCATTCGCGAGGAAATGGCCAAGTGCGGGGACCTGCGCGAATCCGTCAGACGTGCCATTTCAACCACAGGCATGGCCATCAGTTTTACCGCACTGACCCTGATGGCCGGGATCATCATGTGGGTCATCTTCTCCAATCTTCGATTCCAGTCCGACGCTGCGTTGCTGCTGTGCGTGATGATCGTCATCAACGGCATGGCCGCCATGCTGCTGGTGCCTTCCTGGGTACTGGCCTTCAAACCGCGATTCATCACCGACGTCTATGCCGATGAAGACGGAATCCTGCATTCGGACCACAAGGAAACGAAATCAGCTCCATCCCCTGTGTTGGATTCAAGACAGGACGATGGGTTTGTGACGGGAGCGCCGTACCGGGCCTGA
- a CDS encoding DASH family cryptochrome, producing MRTLYWFTRDLRLHDNASLLAASKSDMLLCLYVVDPRWFAPGPLQSKAMGDHRWRFLWQSLMALERSLRPLGQRLHIAFGEPETVIPQLAHAHSIERVVRSRLPGTQEAGQWQAIKDRLPKAVFQQFETLSLFTEGSLPMALEELPDTFSQFRKQVEKTGDRCSERLRIRTLTALPPPPGFPEDNRGDCPPIPEPVHPLQFMGGEAAGLARLQEFLYGNHSIDRYKETRNALDTWDASSKFSPWLANGCLSVREVAETITEYEASETKNESTYWLWFELLWREYFYWYALKHGANLFRRDGVQRKRRHGTFYGHRFKAWCQGNTEYPIVNAAMNQLRETGYMSNRARQLVASCFINELGLDWRYGAAWFEEQLIDYDVGSNYGNWQYLAGVGADPRGLRQFNLEKQTQQYDPTGTFIDRWGGHADQPVGLHTVDAADWPL from the coding sequence TTGCGCACGCTTTACTGGTTTACGCGGGATCTTCGCCTGCACGACAACGCTTCGTTGCTGGCGGCCTCGAAGTCCGACATGCTGCTCTGCCTCTATGTGGTCGATCCGCGCTGGTTTGCGCCCGGTCCCCTGCAGAGCAAGGCTATGGGGGATCATCGGTGGCGCTTTCTTTGGCAGAGCCTGATGGCGTTGGAACGCAGCCTTCGACCACTGGGCCAGCGGCTCCACATCGCCTTTGGTGAGCCGGAAACGGTCATTCCGCAACTTGCGCACGCCCACAGCATTGAACGGGTTGTCCGCTCCCGGCTTCCGGGCACCCAGGAGGCCGGTCAGTGGCAAGCCATCAAGGACAGGCTGCCCAAGGCAGTATTCCAGCAATTCGAGACTCTGAGCCTGTTCACCGAGGGTTCCCTGCCGATGGCGCTCGAGGAGTTGCCGGATACCTTCTCCCAGTTCCGCAAGCAAGTTGAGAAAACCGGAGATCGCTGTTCAGAGCGCTTGCGAATCCGCACCCTGACGGCCCTACCGCCACCGCCGGGATTCCCGGAGGACAATCGCGGCGACTGCCCGCCGATACCGGAACCGGTTCATCCGTTACAGTTTATGGGTGGTGAAGCCGCCGGCCTGGCGCGGCTGCAGGAATTCCTCTATGGCAACCACAGCATTGACCGCTACAAGGAAACCCGGAACGCCCTGGACACCTGGGATGCCTCCTCCAAGTTCTCACCCTGGCTGGCCAACGGCTGTCTCTCGGTCCGGGAAGTAGCAGAAACCATCACCGAATACGAAGCCAGCGAGACTAAAAACGAATCCACCTACTGGCTCTGGTTCGAGCTCCTCTGGCGCGAATACTTCTACTGGTACGCCCTGAAACATGGCGCCAACCTGTTCCGCCGGGACGGCGTCCAGCGCAAACGCCGGCATGGCACCTTCTACGGCCATCGTTTCAAGGCCTGGTGCCAGGGCAACACCGAATATCCGATCGTGAACGCCGCAATGAACCAGCTGCGGGAAACCGGTTACATGAGCAACCGGGCCAGACAGCTGGTCGCCAGTTGCTTCATCAACGAACTCGGGTTGGACTGGCGCTACGGAGCGGCATGGTTTGAGGAGCAGTTGATCGACTATGATGTAGGAAGCAACTACGGCAACTGGCAGTACCTGGCTGGCGTAGGGGCGGACCCGAGAGGCCTGCGGCAGTTCAACCTCGAAAAACAGACGCAGCAGTACGATCCCACCGGCACCTTTATTGACCGCTGGGGCGGGCATGCGGATCAGCCCGTAGGCTTACACACAGTGGATGCGGCAGACTGGCCCCTGTAG
- a CDS encoding WD40/YVTN/BNR-like repeat-containing protein, which yields MQNTPLRSWRTVGTAIAIASSSSLLLTGCEAPLNLEAVRQVSEQSSKRTDFYQSMVRNDQVIVVTGNDGVLLTSRDNGETWKRQALNSTASFLALDVCPDNSFIGLTFDNQVWQGNVQGSLWTPHPLPSQEQMLTVACAPDGSWWAAGSFTTIQYSSDLGQNWDETSLYEDAIINNLQFINEDQAIATGEYGMVLRSDDGGFNWDYAGYLPDEFYAHTSYFRSMEEGWVGGLNGFIYHTTDGGESWEQMPTETNAPVFGFIPGSPELYAVADNATVLQLQGPAWKKISESDQPLYLRTGLLMPEQRLLVAGGRGLLFDLELPAANAASKD from the coding sequence ATGCAAAATACCCCTCTGCGCTCATGGCGCACTGTCGGTACAGCGATCGCAATAGCCAGTAGTTCATCGCTGCTGCTGACGGGTTGCGAAGCGCCCCTCAATCTCGAGGCGGTACGCCAGGTTTCCGAACAATCCTCCAAGCGCACAGACTTCTACCAGTCCATGGTCCGGAACGATCAGGTCATTGTCGTTACTGGCAACGACGGTGTACTGCTTACCAGCCGGGATAACGGCGAAACCTGGAAGAGACAGGCACTGAATTCCACAGCAAGCTTTTTGGCTCTGGATGTCTGCCCGGACAACTCATTTATCGGACTGACCTTCGACAACCAGGTATGGCAAGGCAATGTCCAGGGAAGCCTCTGGACCCCGCACCCGTTGCCGAGCCAGGAACAAATGTTGACCGTGGCTTGTGCCCCTGACGGAAGTTGGTGGGCAGCAGGCAGCTTTACCACCATCCAGTACAGCTCTGATCTGGGCCAGAACTGGGATGAAACCTCTCTTTACGAAGACGCCATCATCAACAACCTGCAGTTCATTAACGAGGATCAGGCCATCGCCACCGGCGAGTACGGCATGGTGCTTCGCAGCGATGATGGTGGCTTTAACTGGGATTACGCCGGTTATCTGCCGGATGAGTTCTACGCCCATACCAGCTACTTCCGCTCCATGGAGGAGGGTTGGGTTGGCGGCCTGAACGGGTTCATCTACCACACCACAGACGGTGGTGAGAGCTGGGAGCAGATGCCTACTGAGACCAATGCTCCGGTATTCGGTTTCATCCCCGGCAGCCCCGAACTCTATGCGGTTGCCGACAATGCCACCGTTCTTCAGTTGCAGGGGCCCGCCTGGAAAAAAATCTCGGAATCTGACCAGCCGCTGTATCTGCGAACCGGCCTGCTCATGCCCGAGCAAAGACTGCTTGTTGCCGGAGGTCGTGGCCTGCTTTTCGACCTTGAACTTCCTGCGGCGAACGCCGCCAGCAAAGACTGA
- a CDS encoding DUF1329 domain-containing protein: protein MTTTKNKSVFRWLMAGCTAGLMSTALMADEAVITNSFYPYNTETPSFDGLKAGMVIDQSNVAQFKDAIDPAFYGFIEQGMTTITVGETTSFDLHPNYVEATRVSLGQVSLGNEVGEISGWSAGRPFPEEPDANDPRAGEKLAWNYKYGYNWGDSAAIYPFYWKYRDMDSGKVERTIKFNFHFLNYKGRVIQEPTPEITPNPSDLFRAIYVQVLDPADVRNTQLLIHRAADDLKRDNSWLYLGFQRRVRRLATGQVTDAFLGSDLMIEDFEGYNGRISDMNWTYKGTRYMLMPFYNHNDLTLDAETHSDSDGYQVVSFSGQGGCFPDITWQLRKVYEVESVPVDESHPLSKRVHFMDAQTFTIPRTVSYDRKGSLWKTFTIGQAHPDHHLPKNKGSGVSIDDSFSMIDVQASHCTTGQFKGQVDPELSPPQMFNVQHLRATGS, encoded by the coding sequence ATGACTACGACAAAGAACAAATCCGTTTTTAGATGGCTGATGGCTGGCTGCACGGCAGGCCTGATGTCGACAGCGCTAATGGCCGATGAAGCAGTTATTACCAACTCCTTCTATCCCTACAACACAGAGACACCGAGCTTTGATGGACTAAAAGCCGGAATGGTCATTGACCAGAGCAACGTTGCCCAGTTCAAGGACGCCATCGATCCCGCATTCTACGGTTTTATCGAGCAGGGCATGACCACCATCACCGTAGGCGAGACCACCTCCTTTGATCTGCATCCGAACTATGTCGAAGCTACACGGGTTTCGCTGGGACAGGTGTCTCTTGGAAACGAGGTAGGCGAGATCAGTGGCTGGAGTGCGGGCCGCCCCTTCCCCGAAGAACCTGACGCCAACGATCCACGAGCCGGCGAGAAGCTGGCCTGGAACTACAAGTATGGCTACAACTGGGGCGACAGCGCGGCTATCTACCCGTTCTACTGGAAATACCGGGACATGGACTCTGGCAAGGTGGAACGCACTATCAAGTTCAACTTCCACTTCCTGAACTATAAAGGCCGGGTCATCCAGGAACCGACGCCAGAAATCACGCCGAACCCGTCTGACCTGTTCCGGGCGATTTATGTGCAGGTACTGGACCCGGCTGATGTCCGGAACACCCAGCTCCTGATCCATCGTGCAGCGGACGATCTGAAGCGGGACAACTCCTGGTTGTACCTGGGCTTCCAGCGTCGGGTCCGTCGTCTGGCAACTGGCCAGGTCACCGACGCGTTCCTCGGCTCTGATCTGATGATCGAGGACTTTGAGGGCTATAACGGCCGGATTTCAGACATGAACTGGACCTACAAAGGCACTCGCTACATGCTGATGCCCTTTTACAACCACAATGATCTGACGCTGGATGCCGAAACCCACAGCGACAGTGATGGTTATCAGGTTGTGTCCTTCAGTGGCCAGGGTGGCTGTTTCCCGGATATCACCTGGCAGCTGCGCAAGGTCTACGAAGTTGAATCCGTTCCTGTGGACGAGAGCCACCCGCTCTCAAAGCGTGTTCATTTCATGGACGCACAAACCTTCACCATTCCCCGAACCGTGTCCTACGACCGCAAGGGTAGCCTCTGGAAGACCTTTACCATTGGCCAGGCACACCCCGATCACCACCTGCCGAAAAACAAGGGCAGCGGTGTGTCCATTGACGACAGCTTCAGCATGATTGACGTCCAGGCCAGCCACTGCACCACCGGCCAGTTCAAGGGACAGGTTGATCCGGAACTGTCGCCGCCCCAGATGTTCAACGTTCAACACCTCCGGGCAACCGGAAGCTGA
- a CDS encoding antibiotic biosynthesis monooxygenase — translation MMDSQSTASQQGPTDPLTVVVSRRVKKGNQEEFEALSSKMTERASRFPGYLGTAMFRPASPDDPEYRIVFKFRDRESLAAWEASNERAELLEQIESLLVQPSEREVTSGIVTWFTLPGQNPVTPPPKWKMTLVSWLALYPAVTLVFVMFGDWLAQIPLFVRTLLVTAVVMLLMSYVLMPRMTRWFAFWLFPKKGDSSR, via the coding sequence ATGATGGATAGCCAATCAACTGCCAGCCAACAAGGTCCAACAGATCCTCTGACAGTTGTCGTCTCTCGACGGGTCAAAAAAGGCAATCAGGAAGAGTTCGAGGCTCTGAGCAGCAAAATGACCGAACGAGCATCGCGTTTTCCGGGATATCTCGGTACTGCCATGTTCCGGCCGGCGTCACCCGACGATCCCGAATACCGCATCGTGTTCAAGTTCCGAGACCGGGAATCCCTTGCTGCATGGGAAGCTTCCAATGAGAGAGCGGAGCTGCTGGAGCAGATAGAAAGTTTGCTGGTTCAACCCAGTGAACGGGAAGTGACTTCGGGAATCGTCACCTGGTTCACTCTGCCAGGCCAGAATCCGGTGACGCCACCACCCAAATGGAAGATGACCCTTGTCAGTTGGCTGGCACTCTATCCGGCTGTCACGCTCGTCTTCGTCATGTTCGGAGACTGGTTGGCACAGATACCGCTTTTTGTAAGAACACTGCTGGTCACCGCGGTGGTGATGCTGTTGATGAGTTATGTGCTCATGCCGAGAATGACTCGCTGGTTCGCATTCTGGTTGTTTCCCAAGAAAGGCGACTCATCCCGATGA
- a CDS encoding DUF1302 family protein, with protein MQTTIKGLRFWCCTLAGSATLALVPMTTAVAAEDARVNGFYENATYGREGVGLSKFRNTLQLEGEKRIGDVGIFSNVSINGTLRGTYDGVYDLNKDEYGRTAGGAILLEDTALAPNPDPFVPHGGGIAPTPNFGFDINQNPNDGMIVLGENLHPQDGGVGFGVPVRPCDVDSRGCIDDYLDKDLNELRFQEFNDRADFIRELYVDFDLNFDSGNVLSTRLGKQQVIWGRTDLFRVLDVINPVDFSRNNIYDELEDIRIPMWILKSDYRMGPTEVFDGLAFDDLNFQVVWNFDQFRPHDIGQCGQPNVILDAGCFFRGMNNLWENGGTVANFANGSIATDFGPGQIGIREAHLPSWSLSNTQLGLKLEGVYGDLGFSLNALTYRSQLPSLRGGIPAENAFTGDTAVWPSLIAFDIHFPRVNLVGGSLDYYSQGIDTVFRVETAYTSGEEFANTLREKLYSESDVVRYVVGADKNIFIPALNESQAFLFSGQIFGQHILDHEREQRLLGEAGIPDWEQNWIATLLIKGFYMNGRLSPQIITAHDVRAQATAVAPSVEWLVNDNFRLTAGANFKVGDGARKFDDCRTCNPWDPFTAAYPGQPAGESAGLSGYEPLGRFQSGPIGMAQKEDEIQLTARYSF; from the coding sequence ATGCAAACAACAATAAAAGGCCTGAGGTTCTGGTGCTGCACCCTTGCGGGTAGTGCCACCCTGGCGCTGGTTCCAATGACTACAGCCGTTGCTGCGGAAGATGCCCGCGTCAACGGTTTCTACGAAAACGCAACCTACGGGCGAGAGGGCGTCGGTCTATCCAAGTTCCGGAATACGCTGCAACTGGAAGGCGAGAAACGAATTGGCGACGTGGGCATTTTCAGCAACGTTTCCATCAACGGCACATTGCGCGGCACCTATGACGGGGTGTACGACCTGAACAAGGATGAATATGGACGTACCGCTGGTGGTGCCATTCTTCTCGAAGACACCGCACTGGCGCCCAATCCTGACCCATTCGTACCCCATGGTGGCGGTATCGCTCCGACACCCAACTTCGGTTTCGACATCAACCAGAACCCCAACGACGGCATGATCGTCCTGGGTGAAAACCTGCACCCTCAGGATGGTGGTGTCGGATTTGGTGTTCCGGTGCGCCCCTGCGATGTCGACAGCCGGGGCTGTATTGATGACTACCTGGACAAGGATCTGAACGAGCTTCGTTTCCAGGAGTTCAACGACCGGGCGGATTTCATCCGTGAACTTTATGTCGATTTTGACCTGAACTTCGACAGCGGCAACGTGCTGAGCACCCGCCTGGGTAAACAGCAGGTCATCTGGGGCCGCACGGACTTGTTCCGGGTACTGGATGTTATCAACCCGGTGGATTTCTCCCGCAACAACATCTACGACGAGTTGGAAGACATCCGAATCCCCATGTGGATCCTGAAGTCAGACTATCGCATGGGCCCCACCGAGGTATTCGATGGCCTGGCCTTCGACGACCTGAACTTCCAGGTGGTCTGGAACTTCGATCAGTTCCGTCCCCATGATATCGGCCAGTGTGGGCAGCCGAACGTTATCCTGGATGCAGGCTGCTTCTTCCGTGGTATGAATAATCTATGGGAAAACGGCGGCACCGTTGCCAACTTTGCCAACGGCAGCATAGCAACAGACTTTGGCCCCGGGCAGATCGGTATCCGTGAGGCGCATCTGCCGAGCTGGAGCCTTTCCAACACCCAGCTGGGTTTGAAACTGGAAGGTGTATACGGCGATCTCGGCTTCTCTCTGAACGCTCTGACCTACCGTTCCCAGCTCCCTTCCCTCCGCGGTGGCATTCCGGCTGAGAACGCATTCACCGGCGATACCGCCGTTTGGCCAAGCCTGATCGCGTTCGATATCCACTTCCCGAGAGTAAACCTGGTCGGCGGCTCACTGGACTACTACTCCCAGGGCATCGACACCGTGTTCCGGGTTGAAACTGCCTACACCTCTGGTGAAGAGTTTGCCAACACCCTGCGCGAAAAGCTGTATTCCGAGTCTGATGTCGTTCGCTACGTCGTGGGGGCCGACAAGAACATATTTATCCCTGCCCTGAACGAGTCCCAGGCGTTCCTGTTTTCCGGTCAGATCTTTGGCCAGCACATTCTTGACCACGAGCGCGAGCAGCGTCTGCTGGGCGAAGCCGGCATTCCGGACTGGGAACAGAACTGGATTGCGACCCTGTTGATCAAGGGTTTCTACATGAATGGCCGTCTCAGCCCACAAATCATTACCGCCCACGACGTCCGTGCCCAGGCAACTGCAGTTGCACCGTCAGTGGAGTGGCTGGTTAACGACAACTTCAGGCTCACAGCCGGCGCCAACTTCAAGGTCGGCGATGGTGCCCGCAAGTTCGATGACTGCCGCACCTGTAACCCCTGGGATCCGTTCACTGCCGCCTATCCTGGCCAGCCTGCGGGTGAATCTGCCGGTCTTTCCGGATACGAACCCCTTGGCCGCTTCCAGTCAGGACCGATCGGCATGGCCCAGAAAGAAGACGAAATCCAGCTGACCGCACGTTACAGCTTCTGA
- a CDS encoding S-(hydroxymethyl)glutathione dehydrogenase/class III alcohol dehydrogenase: MIKSRAAVAFEANKPLEIVEVDVAPPQEGEVLVRIVATGVCHTDAYTLSGADPEGLFPTILGHEGGGIVEAVGPGVKNLEVGDHVIPLYTAECGECKFCTSGKTNLCGAVRATQGKGVMPDGTSRFSYNGQPLYHYMGCSTFSEYTVLPEISLAKIPKDAPLDKVCLLGCGVTTGIGAVLNTAKVEEGATVAIFGLGGIGLAAIIGAKMAKAGRIIGVDINPGKFDIAKQLGATDVVNPNDYDKPIQEVIVDMTDGGADYTFECVGNVKLMRAALEACHKGWGESTIIGVAGAGEEISTRPFQLVTGRVWRGSAFGGVKGRTELPGYVEKAEKGEIPLDVFITHEMPLEDINKAFDLMHEGKSIRTVIHF; the protein is encoded by the coding sequence GTGATTAAATCCCGTGCAGCGGTGGCTTTTGAGGCCAACAAGCCGCTAGAAATTGTCGAAGTCGATGTGGCGCCGCCCCAGGAGGGCGAGGTTCTGGTGCGCATCGTTGCCACCGGTGTTTGTCATACCGACGCCTACACCCTGTCTGGTGCTGACCCTGAAGGCCTGTTCCCGACCATTCTGGGCCACGAAGGTGGCGGTATTGTCGAGGCGGTCGGACCCGGCGTCAAAAACCTGGAAGTGGGTGACCACGTGATTCCGCTTTACACGGCCGAATGCGGCGAGTGCAAGTTCTGCACCTCTGGCAAGACCAATCTGTGTGGTGCCGTGCGTGCGACCCAGGGCAAGGGCGTGATGCCCGACGGTACCTCCCGTTTCTCCTACAACGGTCAGCCACTTTATCATTACATGGGCTGCTCCACGTTTTCCGAATACACGGTACTGCCGGAAATCTCCCTGGCCAAGATTCCCAAGGACGCGCCTCTGGACAAGGTGTGCCTGCTTGGCTGCGGCGTCACCACCGGCATCGGCGCGGTACTGAACACTGCCAAGGTCGAGGAGGGCGCCACTGTGGCCATCTTCGGTCTGGGTGGCATCGGCCTGGCGGCGATCATCGGAGCCAAGATGGCCAAGGCGGGCCGGATTATCGGCGTCGACATCAACCCGGGCAAATTCGACATCGCCAAACAGCTGGGCGCTACCGACGTGGTCAATCCCAACGACTACGACAAGCCGATTCAGGAAGTGATTGTCGACATGACCGACGGCGGAGCCGACTACACCTTCGAATGCGTAGGCAACGTGAAACTGATGCGTGCAGCGCTTGAGGCCTGCCACAAAGGCTGGGGTGAATCCACTATCATCGGTGTTGCCGGTGCCGGCGAGGAAATCAGCACCCGTCCGTTCCAGCTGGTGACCGGTCGGGTCTGGCGTGGTTCAGCCTTTGGCGGTGTAAAAGGTCGTACCGAGCTGCCGGGCTATGTGGAAAAAGCCGAAAAGGGTGAAATTCCGCTGGATGTGTTCATTACCCATGAAATGCCGTTGGAAGACATCAACAAGGCGTTTGACCTGATGCATGAGGGTAAGAGCATCCGGACGGTTATTCATTTCTAA